In the genome of Natronorubrum daqingense, the window GATGTTGATCTCGAGTATCTCGAGCAAAAGTATGGATCGCTGTTTGTGAAAACCTATTCAAATTTCATTCGTCGGGCAGACATAGTCGTTGCACAGACAGCGACGCAACAGCAAATGTTACAAGAAAATTTTGGAGTCGATTCGACGATAATCCCGAATTGCTACGATCTCCCACCGGAATCGGAACTCCTAGATCACGACTCGAGAGAGTACGTGCTCTGGGTCGGTCGAAGCAACAAAGAGAAGAAAAAGCCGATGCGGTTTCTAGAGTTAGCCAAATCTGCCCCCGAGATCCAATTTGTGATGGTTGCCCAGCCAAGCAATGATGGGAGTCATCACGAACACGTAATGGCAGAAGCTGCCAACGTCGATAACCTGCGTTTTGTCGATACGGTTCGACCGGATAAGATTCACAAATACTACCGAAAAGCCAGTCTTCTCGTTAACACCTCCGATTACGAAGGATTCCCGAATACGTTCCTCGAGGCTTGGAGATATGAAACACCCGTTGTATCGCTCTACTATTCACACGACGATGCGTTTACGGCAGGAAATGCAGGTTTCCGATCGGGATCAATAGATCAATTGAGAAAGGATGTAGCCGAATTGTGCAATAATGACGAGACACGAGCAAAGATGGGTACTGACGCGAGGGCGTTCCTGAAAGACAACTACCTTTTGGAGAAGGTCGTTGATCAATATGAAATATTATTCGAGAATGAGTTATGAAGAAGGTTAGTTCCGATAAATATGGATTATTGGCCAGGACTCTCTTTTTTTCCATACCAATATACAGCAGAAGGAAGTGCCATTGCCGCGTCCTCAAGTCCGTGTGATTTCTTTAGTACCAAATCGACATATTTCAACCAAAAAGTCGGGATTCGCAGAGCCACACTCAAAATTTTCCGTATATTCGAGTTCCCAAAGCTAAGTAGATAGGCTAAATACTCACAACATATCCAAATGAGTGTACTTGTTGGCCCTTTTGATGCGCCACAGTTAATTGTATTGAAGTCGTCATTGGTGCAAATTTTGTTTTGAAGGCCGTTGCTGGTAAATCGCCTGAAATCTGTTGGCAGAGCATGATACCCCTGTAGAAATGGGACATCAATGTAAACGTAGCCAGAAGGCTTGGTGATACGTTTCAACTCCGAAATGGCAAGATCGATTTGTTCTATATGCTCAAGAACAGCTTGACAGACCACCGCATCGACACCTCCATTAGGGACAGGGAGATTGTGTATGTCCCCAAGGAAATTTGTGAACTCCGTTCCTCTAATATCAGTCCCGATCACATTTTGTTGGAGGAATTCATCTGAAAACCCAGATAATCCTTCACCACCGTTTCCACAGCCAACAATCAAGACAGTACCATTATTTCCGACCCTCTGTTCAATATCAGAACAGATTCGTTTTGCAACTAAGTTATGAGTCGGTGAGGGTATGAGACCTTGAATAGAAGTTTGGAACGGGAAAGATAACGTGGTATCATAATCGAGCATAGTGCGTAATCAAAGTAATTATACAAAATTATTGCCGTTTCAATCTCACACTATTCGATTAGCTACCTCCTCCTGAAAATTCCAAATTGAATGGACACGAGTAGGCCAATCAACATCTGACTTCCTATTATATCTCAGGTCAGTCTTCGTCTGGTGAATGTATCCAAGTGGAAGATATACAGCAATACAGTGAGGATCAATTCCTATCTGATCAGAATAATTTTGGAGATGACTACACAGCAGCTTTCCAATCGGCATATTATTGATAAAATAGTTCTTGAATGACGAATTAAAATTAGTACCGAAGGCGTCAATGAGTTGTAGTATAAGATATCCAACATCGATAATTGGATTAGCACTAATTTTAGAAAACTCCCAATCAATAACGTATGATACCTCCTGGTTCCTGAGGTAGATATTCGATCCAGATAGATCCCCATGCGTAACCACTTGAGGAACCTCGAGTTCGCGATCCACTGACGGGGGATTAGATAAACCCACTTGCTCTACTGTCAGTTCCCGTTCGATCTCGGCTGGCGTTTTGGTGACCCACCTATCACACGTTGCTCGCTGGAACTCGATCAACCAATCGAACACGGCCTCGAGGTGGCGATCGACGCTCTCGGGCGTCGCTTCTAACGTTTGATCCAGCGGCGTCCCACTCACGGGTTGTTCGATCCGTTCCGGTCCGAACGTCGTCTCCTGCGATTCCCCAGTCGGCACCGTGTCTGCGAGTGAATCGGGCACGGTATTGAGTGCGGCTTGGGCGTTCTCGTTTACCGTCGCCTGCCAACTGCTGTTCGGAACTTTTCGGATTCGTTGAATCTCGTTGTCCTCGAGTTCGAGGACGGTCGATCGATTCTTCCCGGCTAGAACGATACCGTTCGGGGAAGACAGCTCCCCCGCTGCGTTCTGGCGGCGACAAACGAACAGATATCTCGGATAGCACTGCCGAAGGATCCCTGCTCGCTGTGCGAGTCGGGAAATCTGACGGGCAATAACGAACGGCGTCGTACTCGCCGTTTTATTCGACCCGTGGAGCAGCCAGTCGTGGGCTTCTTGACTCCGAACATCGAACGCCCGCTGGTTCTCGTGTCGCGACGTCGAAAGCAGTGCGTGTTCCCCCACAACCGACAGGCCAGCACGCCGTACTGCACGAGTAATTCCGAAGGAATGCCCTCGAAGCGACGACTCGAAACGCTCGCGAACGCCACTGGACGAATCACCCAACCCGAGTCGTTCCGTCAGACCAATCTCTCGCGTCCAGCCGTCGGTCAGTACCAGGAGCGACCCGTCCTCGGCCAAAATGGGTTCGAGTTGCTCGAGGTACTCATCAATCTGGTTCGCTCGACACTGCACGACGATCACGTCGAACGATTTCGGAGGGAACGAAAGTTCCTCGAGATCGCTGTGAACGGGGTTCACAGTCGTTCCCGTCGCGTTCGCAACTGCCTGTTGTGCTCGAAGGCGGGGCACGCTCGTGTCAACTGCGTACAGTTCCTCCACCACTTCGCTCAAGAGAATCCCCACGCTCTCGTCGTGGGTGCCGACGACCAACCCACGTCCGGAAAGTACCGACGAAACGAGCACGCGCCAGCACGCCGTTCGCGTCTTGAAAAATCGATCGACTATCGAGCCGTCCATGTAATCGTCCCTGACGCGTGCTAAGACCTCGTCGAGTGTGTCGGCTTGCACGGTTGCGAGCGCTTCGAGATCGTCCACGTCTGTTTCTTCCGTCTCGAAATCGATGGTGCTTGGAATACCCTCTCTGAGAGTTACGTCCATCCCACAATGGTCACAGGAGGGGGCGACGAGATGACCGGCGAAACAATACGGGCAAATAGGAGACGTACCGTTCGAGCCACTCATTATCTCTGTCGCCTCACATCAGCCCAGATCCTCTTCTTCATCCGCCAACACCCTGCAGTTCCCGCGGTGCTCGAGTGCCAAGCTCTACGAGGACCTCGGTCGTCTCCTCGACCGTTCGTTCCCAGCGAAACGCATCGTCTAACGTTGGCGTGGTTTCCCCCTCGAGTTTCCGTCGAATACGTCTAGCAACCGCCTCGGGTGTCACCTCGGAAACGTACGTCACCGAATCGCCGAACGTCGACCGAACCTGCGGTAGATCCGAACTGACGACCGGGACACCCGTCGACAGGGCCTCCATGATCGTCCGCGGGACGCCTTCGGCCCGACTCGCGAGAACCAACAGGTCCGCACCTCGATAGACGCTCGACATCTCGCCGTAGGGAACCGAGCCGAGGAAGGTAACGTTCGACCCAGCGCGCTCCTCGAGCACCGATCGAAGTGCTCCGGTGCCACAGAAGTACAGCTCGGCCTTCGAATCCGCCAGCCGTTCGAACGCCTCTAGTACCAACTCCGGACGCTTCCCCTCGACCAACCGTCCGACGAACAACACGACGGGACCCTCGCTGTCGATCAGCTCGCTTTCCGGCCCGGCGGGCGTAAAGCGCTCCGTGTCGATGCCGTTCGAGACGACCTCGATCCGACTCGAGACGCCGAACTCCCGAACCCGTTCCCGGTCGGTCTCGGTGTAACAGAACACGACATCAGCTTGGTTGAACGTCCATCGACCAATAGACCGCAGATACAGATCGAAGACCCACTCGGGCGCGTTCTGCGAGTAGAGGCCGTGGTTCGTGATCGCCAGTGGGGTGTCGCCCAGAAACCGCTTGAGCGCCGCGAGGTTCGTCGCAGCGTAGAGGTGAGAGTGGGCGTGGATCACGTCGAAGTCCGCCGCCGCGGCCAGATACTGCGCCAGTCCGGGGCTCAGATCGTTGCCCAGCGGGCTCGCGACGGGATCGTATCGCACGACCGTGTATCCGTCTCGCTCTTCCGTGTGTGGCTCTCCCGGATCCGTTCGCACCGTCACCACCGTCACGTCGTGTCCCATCGCCGCCTGATCGCGACTCATCGCGTGGACGTGGTACGGGCCGCCGCCTTTCACGTCCGGGTACACCTTCTGTGCGACGCGCAGAATCCGCATTATCTGTGAATTCTCGAGGAATCTGATATGTCGTTCGGTTCGGCGTGTCGTCGCCAGACAACCGTATTTAACTGGCCGACACACGACCATCGGCGATGCCAACACAGCGGGGAGACGAGTCCCCTCGTGTCTAACGTGACCCGTCGTCGAAAACCCGGTCTGAGGGGGACACTCGACACCGACGGCGAACACTGCACGGAAAGCGTCTCCCTCGAGACCGAATCGTCAGCGCAACTGACGTTCTATTGATCGATACAATCAACACGAACAAGACCGACCACTGAGACGAATGCGACTCGCCACCAGAATCGTGCTGACCGCACTCTTTCTCGGTGCGCTCCTCGGTCTCTGTGTTCACTACGGCGGGACGTACGACGACAATTGGCCACATCCCTCGGGCGATCAACTACAGGATGACCCCGACGCCGCCGTCGGTGAGCGAGTTCTCCTGTTTGGGTCCGTCGAGTCGGTCGAAGACGATACCCTCGAGATTCACGTCACCGATTCCGAGGGCCGAGTCGCTGTCGAACTCGAGATCGACGGCGTCGACGAGTCTGTCGCTTCGGGGGGTACTGTGCAAGTCTATGGCGTTCTCGAGGACGACCAAACGATGACTCCCGACGAGACGGTCGTCGTCGAGGAAGATGACCGAGCGTTCGAGTACAAACTCGCCACGTCCCTCGTCGGCGTCGTACTCGCAATCGCGTACTTCTGTCGCTACTGGCGAATCGACTGGACTACCGTCGCCTTCGAACCGCGATCCGGAGGTGACGATCGGGATGGCTGAACTCCTCTCGCACGTTCTCGTCGCCTACGCCCTCGCGACTGTAGCCAAGTGGTCGCTCGAGTGGTTCACCGAGCGCCACGTCGGCGTCGTCATGATCGGGTCTCTCCTGCCCGATCTAAACCGAATTGACCTCTTCGTCTCGGAGACGACGTTCGAATCGGTCCTGGGCGTCCCGTTCGGTCTCGACGCGATCCACACGCTCGGTGGGGTCGTCCTTTTGTCGGCAGTTGGTGCAATGGTCGTCACGACGCATCACCGCCGAGTGTTCGGCCTGTTGCTCGCGGGTGCGGTCTCGCACCTCATACTCGATGCGTTCAAAGCCTACGCCGATGGGGCAGCCGACGCGTGGCTGTATCCGATTACCTGGATTCGTCATCCGACTCCGAATCTCTACGTCTCAGCCGATCCAGCTGTCCTCGGTTTCACCGCCAGCGTCGCACTTCTCGTCTGGTGGGGAGACTATTCTCAGGGCAACTGAATCCTCCCCCGGTTGAAACACTCTCGTTCGAGACTAACGGAGACGCGACTCGAGGCGAGAAGCCGACGAATCGACGGCGAATCAGCCCGCCGTCCGCATCCACCCGCTCCGAAAACCGAACAGACGCCCGTTACGGTGTGTAACGGAGAGCATTACGAACGGTGCTCTCGCGGACGTGTCGATCACTGTCGACAACGTCGACAGGCACGACCACCATGGCCCCCGCAATCGTCCACTTCCTCGTCGGCGCATCGATCTTCCTTCTCGTCGTAAGCCCCTTCGCCATTCGGTACAGGGTGTCCCCGGTCGCACTACTGTGGATCATCGCAATCGGCGGGATCTGGGGACTGGGACCGGACATCCACCACATCGCGCCGATCTACGAAGCGGAGTTGCGCGCGTTTCACGACTCCCCGTGGGCCGACCTCTTCGCGTTTCACTACACGCTCGATCGGCCGGCGGTGCAAGCCCGTTACAACGAGACCGTCTTCGGCGCACTAGTGGGGTTCCTCGGAGCCGTGAGCGCATTCACGCTCGCAGACGTGCTGGAACGTGGACTTCCGTTCGGGAGATAGATTCACTCTCCGCCACCGTAGACGATCACTCAGAGAGATGTTGCCAGATATTCGTTGGTTCGGCGTCGTTTAGATCAGCATTTGTCTCCATCTGACGTAATTCAGAGAGACAACGTTTGGCGACGAGTGGATAGACGTCTGCAGGCGTGACCGCGAATTCGAGTTGCATGATTTCTGTCCAATTCTCCGCCCAAATGTCCGCAACGACTCGTGGATAGAGTTCGTCATTCAGATGCAGACCGAACTCGTGGCCTTCTTCGACGACCATCGTTCGGATCTGTTTGCGAATCCGGGCTGATGTACAATAGGTTGCTACCAGAAATTCAGCACCGGATTCCACCTCATCGGGGTTTCGACCGAATTGCTCGCGATTCAGTTCTTTGAACTCCTCACGGACTAGCTTGACGCGACGACCATGCTCGTCACTGCGGACGACCACACCCTCGACCGGTACGTCATCAGCGAGAGTTGAGGACGGGAATGTATACGCCTCCGGATCGAATCCATTGTCAACGTGTTCGAGAATCGATGCTGGAACGAACGATGACGTAATCGGCGTGTCCTCCATTCGAATGCGCTCGAACACATCCCAAGCAGCATCGATGTCAAGGAATTCCGCGAACGTCTCCTCGTAGGGATCCCCCGGCGGCGTCATCGTCTCGATCGGTTCGAAAGGGAGGACGTCGAACCCGACGAGTGCCGGAAGGTCGCGGTCAGAATACCCGTAATCAAGCGTCGAGTAGACGAGGTTCTCCGCGTAGATGATCAGTGGTCCATCGTATTCCTCGTGGAGCGTCCGTAGCACAGCAGTGTTGATACCCGTTCGAAGACAACGGACAGCTCGATGGAGCGCACCATCGATCTCAGTCAAAGAATCGGTGTGTGAACCACGGATTGAGCGTCGTGTCCCGAATACGAGACTCCCATCGCCATCTGCGGCGGTCTCAACGGCTCCTGGGTAGGAGTCTGCGTACCGCTCATCGAATAGCGTGAACCGGAATGCACTCCCATCGAACTTCTCAACGAGAGCCAGGTCCTCGGCGTCGAAGAACGTCGCTGGCACGACAGGGTGGTCGTATCTTGGGACTTTTGGATAGACTTTCATTGTTTTCGTTAGAGATATCCGTTCGTTCGTGTCGAATAACCGTCCTCCTGCCTGAGTGAAATAGTGTTCGTGTCAATAGTGGCCAACCTCATAAGAACAGTGCTGGTCTTTGACACCACTCCAGAGTCACTCGGTAAGCGAGCGCTCTCACAGTGTCAACAGTACCGTTCGAACGAACGGAATGTCTTGAACGTTACTCGTCCGGCGTGCGACTGCCTTCTTCGAAATCCTCGAGATCGCGTTCAAGCCGTTCGATGTGCGTTTCAAGCTCGTCAACGCTCATTAATGCCAGTCGAAGGAACTCATCGTCACGGTCTGGCATGAGCGGCAGGCGGGTCTCTGCCTCGGTCGATTCCTCAGTTCGCTGGGATCGCTTGCGAACGAGTTCTTCACGCGCTGCACGGATTTCTTGTCGAAGTAGTTCGGCGTCGTCCATGGATAATTCCACGCCACCAGAAACGCAGCTCGCTACGGCCCGAGAGGGGCGGTCGCGCGAACCGCTTACTGGAAGCGTGACTTTCCAACCAGCGAAAGTCACTCCATATCAATCTTCTACCGATGATGGTATAAATGCTTTCTGTGGGCCAACCACGTACTGGATGCGTGATCTCGAGGCTCCCTGGACACCGTGATCGACGAGGGCTGGGTTTCGGTCACAGCGTCGGTAGAATTCCCGGAGCCAATCGTCTCCGAGCGATGGACGGCGTCCAACGATACGTCGCGAACCTCGATAACCGGCCCGAAGATCAGGTCGAACGGGCGGACACCGCACTCGCTGCGCTCGCCACTCAGCACCCCAGTGCTGGGGACGGCGACTGATACGGATTGCTGTAACGATTTACCGGTGCAACCGCCGCCCGGGTCGCGGTTGCGCCGGTAATGACTTACAGTAAACCGTATGAGGTGTACTCGATACGACCGATATCGTGGCCGATGAGGGGGGCTGAAAACGTCCTGGTCAATGACGGATATGCGAACCGAACCACGTTCGTGAACGGCTTTCGGTTCATCGAGGACCTGCCCTCCGGCGATAGCTGACGTTACTGTGGGTCCAGATCGCGAGCGTCGAGATCGCCAGCGAGATACTGCTGACCCTCGCGGGTAATATCGTAGACACCGTTCCCGAGATGAACGAGGAGACCGTAGGTGACGAGTGTTTTACAGCGGGCGTTGATATGCTGTCGAGAGAAGCGGACGCGATCACTGTCAGCCATTTCCTTTGGGGTATCGGGTCCCTCTTCGGCAAGATGCTCCAGAATACGATCATCGGCGCGTGACATCCAGTCGGCGTCAAAGCGCATAATCATCTTTGATTGCGCCGACACTATCCCAAACGCGCTAAGTCAATTAGAAAAGCTAGTAGCAACTATAATTGACTCCCAACCTTTTAAACGCCAGCCGTCCTAAGTGTTGGACGCTACAATGAATCGCTCGTCAATGACTGGGCCTGGAGAATCGACTGACCTCTTGGTCGACATCATCGAGACGCTCGAAGCATGTGGGGTGGATCGAGATGAGTACCAGCTGTACGACTCCATCGACGTTACGGCCCTCGCGGGGATCCTGCACTCGTCGAGTGGGGACGTCG includes:
- a CDS encoding winged helix-turn-helix domain-containing protein — its product is MRFDADWMSRADDRILEHLAEEGPDTPKEMADSDRVRFSRQHINARCKTLVTYGLLVHLGNGVYDITREGQQYLAGDLDARDLDPQ
- a CDS encoding glycosyltransferase family 4 protein, yielding MRICFISSDIYTYINQVDNDASGGAERQQYIIANELLERGDEVATIVGDFGQPPYKRQDGFEIWKGCPGSISSITSIPASVISLWRAMKNADSDMYYIRGSPRLFVISTLLSRFLRKRVLFCVANESDVDLEYLEQKYGSLFVKTYSNFIRRADIVVAQTATQQQMLQENFGVDSTIIPNCYDLPPESELLDHDSREYVLWVGRSNKEKKKPMRFLELAKSAPEIQFVMVAQPSNDGSHHEHVMAEAANVDNLRFVDTVRPDKIHKYYRKASLLVNTSDYEGFPNTFLEAWRYETPVVSLYYSHDDAFTAGNAGFRSGSIDQLRKDVAELCNNDETRAKMGTDARAFLKDNYLLEKVVDQYEILFENEL
- a CDS encoding single stranded DNA-binding domain-containing protein; translation: MRLATRIVLTALFLGALLGLCVHYGGTYDDNWPHPSGDQLQDDPDAAVGERVLLFGSVESVEDDTLEIHVTDSEGRVAVELEIDGVDESVASGGTVQVYGVLEDDQTMTPDETVVVEEDDRAFEYKLATSLVGVVLAIAYFCRYWRIDWTTVAFEPRSGGDDRDG
- a CDS encoding HalOD1 output domain-containing protein → MTGPGESTDLLVDIIETLEACGVDRDEYQLYDSIDVTALAGILHSSSGDVEVQFTVEGIRLAVTPESVDVMIDEEPS
- a CDS encoding glycosyltransferase family 4 protein, with the protein product MRILRVAQKVYPDVKGGGPYHVHAMSRDQAAMGHDVTVVTVRTDPGEPHTEERDGYTVVRYDPVASPLGNDLSPGLAQYLAAAADFDVIHAHSHLYAATNLAALKRFLGDTPLAITNHGLYSQNAPEWVFDLYLRSIGRWTFNQADVVFCYTETDRERVREFGVSSRIEVVSNGIDTERFTPAGPESELIDSEGPVVLFVGRLVEGKRPELVLEAFERLADSKAELYFCGTGALRSVLEERAGSNVTFLGSVPYGEMSSVYRGADLLVLASRAEGVPRTIMEALSTGVPVVSSDLPQVRSTFGDSVTYVSEVTPEAVARRIRRKLEGETTPTLDDAFRWERTVEETTEVLVELGTRAPRELQGVGG
- a CDS encoding class I SAM-dependent methyltransferase; its protein translation is MLDYDTTLSFPFQTSIQGLIPSPTHNLVAKRICSDIEQRVGNNGTVLIVGCGNGGEGLSGFSDEFLQQNVIGTDIRGTEFTNFLGDIHNLPVPNGGVDAVVCQAVLEHIEQIDLAISELKRITKPSGYVYIDVPFLQGYHALPTDFRRFTSNGLQNKICTNDDFNTINCGASKGPTSTLIWICCEYLAYLLSFGNSNIRKILSVALRIPTFWLKYVDLVLKKSHGLEDAAMALPSAVYWYGKKESPGQ
- a CDS encoding metal-dependent hydrolase, with the translated sequence MAELLSHVLVAYALATVAKWSLEWFTERHVGVVMIGSLLPDLNRIDLFVSETTFESVLGVPFGLDAIHTLGGVVLLSAVGAMVVTTHHRRVFGLLLAGAVSHLILDAFKAYADGAADAWLYPITWIRHPTPNLYVSADPAVLGFTASVALLVWWGDYSQGN
- a CDS encoding phosphotransferase, with protein sequence MDVTLREGIPSTIDFETEETDVDDLEALATVQADTLDEVLARVRDDYMDGSIVDRFFKTRTACWRVLVSSVLSGRGLVVGTHDESVGILLSEVVEELYAVDTSVPRLRAQQAVANATGTTVNPVHSDLEELSFPPKSFDVIVVQCRANQIDEYLEQLEPILAEDGSLLVLTDGWTREIGLTERLGLGDSSSGVRERFESSLRGHSFGITRAVRRAGLSVVGEHALLSTSRHENQRAFDVRSQEAHDWLLHGSNKTASTTPFVIARQISRLAQRAGILRQCYPRYLFVCRRQNAAGELSSPNGIVLAGKNRSTVLELEDNEIQRIRKVPNSSWQATVNENAQAALNTVPDSLADTVPTGESQETTFGPERIEQPVSGTPLDQTLEATPESVDRHLEAVFDWLIEFQRATCDRWVTKTPAEIERELTVEQVGLSNPPSVDRELEVPQVVTHGDLSGSNIYLRNQEVSYVIDWEFSKISANPIIDVGYLILQLIDAFGTNFNSSFKNYFINNMPIGKLLCSHLQNYSDQIGIDPHCIAVYLPLGYIHQTKTDLRYNRKSDVDWPTRVHSIWNFQEEVANRIV